GAGGGAGGCCAGCGTCGGCAGCACGGCGAGCGGGCGGACGAAGCCGGGGGCCGTGCGGCCCAGGAGCAGGCCGACGGCCGCGCCCAGGAAGGGAAGGAGGGGGACGAGGGCGGCGAGGGTGGTGGTGGTCACGCGGTGGCCTCTGCCTTCTCGGCCGCCGGAGCGTCGCCTTCAGAGCCGTCGGAGTTGTCGGAGTCGGGACCGTCCGGTCCGTCGGGGCCGTGTCCCTCGGCGGTGTCGCGGAGCTTGTCGATGTCCGAGGTGCCGCGGTTGCGGTAGACGGCGAGGACGATGGCCAGGCCGATGCCGATCTCCGCGGCGGCGATGGCGATGGTGAACAGGGTCAGGGCCTGGCCGGAGTGCAGCGTCTCCGCCGCGGTCCTGCTGAGCCACACGTCGAAGGCGACCAGGTTGAGGTTGACGGCGTTCAGCATCAGCTCGACCGACATCAGGACCAGGATCGCGTTGCGGCGGGCCAGGACGCCGTAGAGGCCGGTGCAGAAGAGCAGGGCGGAGAGTACGGCGGGATAGGCGAGGTGCATCAGCGGGCGCCTTCCTGCTCGGCCGACCCGGTTCCCGAAGTCGGGATCTTTCGCCCGATCGGG
This DNA window, taken from Streptomyces sp. NBC_00663, encodes the following:
- the nuoK gene encoding NADH-quinone oxidoreductase subunit NuoK, giving the protein MHLAYPAVLSALLFCTGLYGVLARRNAILVLMSVELMLNAVNLNLVAFDVWLSRTAAETLHSGQALTLFTIAIAAAEIGIGLAIVLAVYRNRGTSDIDKLRDTAEGHGPDGPDGPDSDNSDGSEGDAPAAEKAEATA